From a region of the Impatiens glandulifera chromosome 4, dImpGla2.1, whole genome shotgun sequence genome:
- the LOC124936194 gene encoding germin-like protein subfamily 1 member 13 produces MKGQFLVLVALVALAFTLARASDPSSLQDFCVAIDDPTGALFVNGKFCKNPNLVNADDFFFSGLNKAGDTSNPLGSNVTAVNVNNLKGLNTLGISLARIDFAPYGLNPPHTHPRATEVLVVFEGTLLVGFVTSNIPNQKNRLFTKTLYPGDVFVFPEGLIHFQQNVGKTKAVAGAALSSQNPGVITIANAVFGSDPKISPDVLTKAFQVDKNVINYLQSQFWWDNNN; encoded by the exons atGAAAGGACAATTCCTTGTTCTTGTAGCCCTCGTCGCATTGGCTTTCACTCTTGCCCGAGCTTCCGACCCAAGCTCTCTTCAAGACTTTTGTGTCGCAATTGATGATCCAACCGGGGCTT TATTTGTCAATGGGAAGTTTTGCAAGAACCCAAATCTCGTGAATGCAGACGATTTCTTCTTTTCTGGACTAAACAAGGCCGGGGATACGTCAAATCCTCTTGGTTCAAATGTTACTGCCGTGAATGTCAATAATTTGAAAG GACTCAACACATTGGGTATTTCTTTGGCTCGTATTGATTTTGCTCCTTATGGATTGAATCCACCACATACACACCCTCGTGCTACTGAGGTTCTTGTTGTCTTCGAGGGTACTCTTCTCGTAGGCTTTGTGACATCAAACATTCCTAACCAAAAGAATCGACTCTTTACCAAGACGTTATACCCGGGAGATGTTTTTGTGTTTCCCGAAGGACTCatccatttccaacaaaatgtgGGGAAGACTAAGGCGGTTGCTGGAGCGGCCTTGAGTAGCCAAAATCCAGGAGTAATTACCATTGCAAATGCCGTGTTTGGATCAGACCCCAAGATTTCTCCCGATGTTTTAACCAAGGCTTTTCAAGTGGACAAAAACGTCATCAACTACCTTCAATCTCAGTTTTGGTGGGACAACAATAACTAA
- the LOC124936264 gene encoding germin-like protein subfamily 1 member 13 has translation MKGQFLVLVAVVALAFTLAKASDPSSLQDFCVAIDDPTGALFVNGKFCKNPNLVNANDFFFSGLNKAGDTSNPLGSNVTAVNVNNLKGLNTLGISLARIDFAPYGLNPPHTHPRATEVLVVFEGTLLVGFVTSNIPNQKNRLFTKTLYPGDVFIFPEGLVHFQQNVGKTKAVAGAALSSQNPGVITIANAVFGSDPKISPDVLTKAFQVDKNVINYLQSQFWWDNNN, from the exons ATGAAAGGACAATTCCTTGTTCTTGTGGCCGTCGTCGCATTGGCTTTCACTCTTGCCAAAGCTTCCGACCCAAGCTCTCTTCAAGACTTTTGTGTCGCAATTGATGATCCAACCGGTGCTT TGTTTGTCAATGGAAAGTTTTGCAAGAACCCAAATCTCGTGAATGCAAACGATTTCTTCTTTTCTGGACTAAACAAGGCCGGGGATACGTCAAATCCTCTTGGTTCAAATGTTACTGCCGTGAATGTCAATAATTTGAAAG GACTCAACACATTGGGTATTTCTTTGGCTCGTATTGATTTTGCTCCTTATGGATTGAATCCACCACATACACACCCTCGTGCTACGGAGGTTCTTGTTGTCTTCGAGGGTACTCTTCTCGTAGGCTTTGTGACATCAAACATTCCTAACCAAAAGAATCGCCTCTTTACCAAGACGTTATACCCGGGAGATGTTTTCATCTTTCCCGAGGGACTCgtccatttccaacaaaatgtgGGGAAGACTAAGGCGGTTGCTGGAGCGGCCTTGAGTAGCCAAAATCCAGGAGTAATTACCATTGCAAATGCCGTGTTCGGATCAGATCCCAAGATTTCTCCCGATGTTTTAACCAAGGCTTTTCAAGTGGACAAAAACGTCATCAACTACCTTCAATCTCAGTTTTGGTGGGACAACAATAACTAA
- the LOC124936166 gene encoding germin-like protein subfamily 1 member 13, which translates to MKRQFLVLVAIVALAFTLARASDPSSLQDFCVAIDDPTGALFVNGKFCKNPNLVNANDFFFSGLNKAGDTSNPLGSNVTAVNVNNLKGLNTLGISLARIDFAPYGLNPPHTHPRATEVLVVFEGTLLVGFVTSNIPNQKNRLFTKTLYPGDVFVFPEGLVHFQQNVGKTKAVAGAALSSQNPGVITIANAVFGSDPKISPDVLTKAFQVDKNVINYLQSQFWWDNNN; encoded by the exons ATGAAAAGACAATTCTTAGTTCTTGTGGCAATCGTTGCATTGGCTTTCACTCTTGCCCGAGCTTCCGACCCAAGCTCTCTTCAAGACTTTTGTGTCGCAATTGATGATCCAACCGGTGCTT TGTTTGTCAATGGGAAGTTTTGCAAGAACCCAAATCTCGTGAATGCAAACGATTTCTTCTTTTCTGGACTAAACAAGGCCGGGGATACGTCAAATCCTCTTGGTTCAAATGTTACTGCAGTGAATGTCAATAATTTGAAAG GTCTCAACACATTGGGTATTTCTTTGGCTCGTATTGATTTCGCTCCTTATGGATTGAATCCACCACATACACACCCTCGTGCTACTGAGGTTCTCGTTGTCTTCGAGGGTACTCTTCTCGTAGGCTTTGTGACATCAAACATTCCGAACCAAAAGAACCGCCTCTTTACCAAGACGTTATACCCTGGAGATGTTTTTGTCTTTCCCGAGGGACTCgtccatttccaacaaaatgtgGGGAAGACTAAGGCGGTTGCTGGAGCGGCCTTGAGTAGCCAAAATCCAGGAGTAATTACCATTGCAAATGCCGTGTTTGGATCAGACCCCAAGATTTCTCCCGATGTTTTAACCAAGGCTTTTCAAGTGGACAAAAACGTCATCAACTACCTTCAATCTCAGTTTTGGTGGGACAACAATAACTAA